Proteins encoded in a region of the Populus nigra chromosome 3, ddPopNigr1.1, whole genome shotgun sequence genome:
- the LOC133690301 gene encoding alpha carbonic anhydrase 4-like produces MASTSHLFNVYNINISSFLLVVSLVIVSFSLTICFASESEVEKESEFAYVEGTGKGPKNWGKINPHWETCGKGHMQSPIDLLDGRAVQVFPSLGKLRRDYQAAPAAVKNRGHDITVIWKGDAGKITINNTGYQLKQAHWHSPSEHTFNGSRYDLELHLVHYSSQGGVAVSAIVYKYGRPDRFLSRLFHHITHVDPEEEIDAGIVNPGDIKFGSRKYYRYIGSLTSPPCTEGVIWTIVKKVRTVSREQVKALRDAVHDGYEANARPTQSSDGRAVFEYTPKSD; encoded by the exons ATGGCTAGCACCAGTCACTTATTCAATGTCTACAACATTAACATTTCGAGCTTTCTCCTTGTTGTTTCTCTCGTCATAGTCTCATTTTCACTCACCATCTGCTTTGCTTCGGAGTCTGAAGTTG AGAAAGAAAGTGAATTTGCATATGTAGAAGGAACTGGAAAAGGGCCAAAGAATTGGGGAAAGATTAACCCGCATTGGGAAACTTGTGGTAAAGGACATATGCAGTCTCCTATCGATCTCCTTGACGGGAGGGCAGTGCAAGTTTTTCCCAGCTTAGGAAAGCTGCGTAGGGATTACCAAGCAGCTCCTGCAGCCGTGAAGAATAGGGGGCATGACATTACG GTGATTTGGAAAGGAGATGCAGGAAAAATCACGATTAATAATACTGGTTACCAGCTGAAGCAAGCCCATTGGCATTCACCCTCAGAGCACACATTCAATGGTTCAAG GTATGACCTGGAGCTTCACCTAGTTCACTATAGCTCTCAGGGAGGGGTAGCTGTTTCTGCAATTGTTTACAAATATGGTCGGCCTGATCGCTTCCTTTCAAGG TTGTTCCACCATATAACTCATGTTGACCCCGAAGAAGAGATAGATGCGGGGATTGTCAACCCAGGAGATATCAAATTTGGGAGCAGAAAGTATTACAGATATATCGGTTCCCTTACAAGTCCTCCTTGCACCGAAGGTGTTATCTGGACAATAGTGAAGAAG GTCAGGACAGTCTCAAGGGAGCAAGTCAAAGCATTAAGGGATGCTGTTCATGAT GGATATGAGGCAAATGCAAGACCAACTCAGTCATCGGATGGAAGAGCAGTTTTTGAGTACACTCCAAAGAGTGATTGA
- the LOC133689466 gene encoding uncharacterized protein LOC133689466 — MQHCQGATSNGEHRGSKVWVPLIGVTGYISYAPALVTRQLGGMQYRPITRGLADFIGLFKHQSFLEEMELIRQDWKKPLMVKREEGSSFETSFSQNYTVWRNKELSENGLTQKELAKVKRSTKGKMSVDKEMMDSLKKGRSILLKKVEVEKEKNRLAHLDIEEERRIIAQYMMQLEEERSSRKAAESDMRDYQKRAESSKGRMMALQSEIEIREEELKEMRSHYFEMEEELSKAKQERQECQDYIDSFTVQINSKIAELDLEKEELQRVRDKLARSEDMVRVLERSNEALGASNEVIIADNTVFHDKIRHITKQVEQAACYAERLQQ, encoded by the exons ATGCAGCATTGCCAAGGAGCAACTTCAAATGGAGAGCATCGTGGAAGCAAGGTCTGGGTTCCCCTGATCGGTGTAACCGGATACATCAGTTATGCACCCGCACTTGTAACAAGGCAATTGGGTGGAATGCAGTACAGACCAATAACTCGGGGTTTAGCCGATTTCATAGGTTTATTCAAGCACCAATCATTCCTTGAAGAGATGGAACTTATCCGACAAGATTGGAAAAAACCCCTGATGGTAAAAAGGGAAGAAGGAAGCAGCTTTGAAACATCATTTAGCCAGAATTATACGGTTTGGAGGAATAAAGAGCTTTCTGAG AACGGGCTCACACAAAAAGAGTTGGCTAAGGTTAAGAGATCTACCAAAGGCAAGATGAGTGTCGATAAAGAGATGATGGACTCCTTGAAAAAGGGAAGGAGCATTCTTTTAAAGAAAGTAgaagttgaaaaagagaaaaatcggCTAGCCCATCTCGACATAGAAGAGGAAAGAAGGATCATAGCTCAATATATGATGCAACTGGAGGAAGAGAGAAGTTCAAGAAAGGCTGCAGAGTCTGATATGAGAGATTACCAGAAGAGAGCCGAGTCTTCGAAAGGAAGGATGATGGCTTTACAATCGGAGATTGAGATACGAGAAGAAGAGTTAAAAGAGATGAGAAGCCATTACTTCGAGATGGAAGAGGAGCTCAGTAAGGCTAAGCAAGAGCGTCAAGAATGTCAAGACTACATAGACAGCTTTACagttcaaattaactccaaaatagcCGAGCTGGATCTCGAAAAGGAAGAACTGCAGAGGGTAAGGGATAAGTTGGCCCGGTCGGAGGATATGGTTCGAGTGTTGGAAAGAAGTAATGAAGCCCTAGGAGCCAGCAATGAAGTGATAATCGCAGATAACACCGTGTTCCATGATAAGATAAGGCACATAACGAAGCAGGTCGAGCAAGCAGCCTGTTATGCAGAAAGATTGCAACAATAA